The window TAAGTGAGTCTCCAGCTACCCTCTGTCCCCACAGATGTCTCACACGAAGCCGTACATCAGGAAGAAGGCAGTGCTGATCATGTACAAAGTGTTCCTCAAGTACCCCGAGTCGCTGCGTCCTGCCTTCCCCCGGCTTAAGGAGAAGCTGGAGGACCCAGACCCAGGTTGGTGACAGGAAGCTCTGCCCAGCCAGCTcctgggaggatgggaggatggggGATAGTGGGAACATAGATTTGGGTCCCTGCTGCAAATCTCCTTTGAATTGCGTTGGTGATGGGCTGACAGCCACAAGACATAGTACACAGAGTTAGTTGAGACTCCCCATGGCTCACAGGTTCCTTGTCTGAGTGGATAGTCAGGTCCAGCACAGCCAGCTAATTATGAAGTCAGTAGGGCCCCGGGGCCCCTGGGAGCTGTGCAGCTGTGGCAAGTGAGCAGTCAGTTTTGCCATCTCCCACCTCTGCAGAGTTGACTGAGCAGGATAGGGCACTGTAGACCTTACATCCAGCAAGCCCAGAAGCCCTGAGGGGCTGGGGAGTTTATGTCATTTGTTTAAAATTGTGGTCATTTAGGATTTGGGTACATGAGTACCTCCTCTGTGACACACACAGCTAGATTGATGACTATGTCCCTCATGGGCTTGTGCTGCCTGGTGTTCTGGAAGCAACATCCTGAGACAAGGGCTGTAGCGAGTCTGTATGGTCTGTGTTCGAAGCCCACTCTCAGGCTGTGTGTGAGTCAGAGAAGTGGGAGGAGATGAGTAAGGGGTCATGTCATGGTGGCCTGAGAAACAAACACTCAGTCAGGCCTGCTGAGAGGAGCAAACTTCCCAGTTGAGCAGGCCACATAGCCCAGGATAGGCCCTAGGGGGCAAAGCATACCATCAGATCCGTAAGATTGGGGTACAAGGGACCCACCTTGCATTTTACTCATGGGGCACATGAGTGTTTTGCAGATCCTGAGTCTTCAAAGTAAGAGGCtcgccgggctgtggtggcgcatgcctttaatcccagcacttgggaggcagaggcaggtagatttctgagttccaggacaaccagggctacacaaagaaactctgtctcggaaagaccaaaaaaaaaaaaaaaaggaatagttttgttttaatcccaggtgtggtaTGGGATATAGGGCTGCTTCTGGAGTGTTCGTAGCAGCTGGCTAtaatttgcctcgtgctctactAGAAGTGTGCTTttaccagctgcagatagtttctgtgattgtataATGTTGGGAATtatggggacttttcagagggtatataaatgctagggccctatcttatttagagttttactgctgtgaacagacaccctgaccaaggcaactcttacaaggacaacatttaattggggctggcttacaggttcagaggttcagtacattatcctcaagacaggagcatggcagcatccaggcaggtgtgTACAGGAGTTCTATATCTCctgccgagagttctacatcttcatctgaaggctgctagcagaatactggcttccaggcagctaggatgagggtctgaaagcccatgcccacagtgacacacctactccaacagggccactccTTCTAATAGCACCACCCCCTGGGGCGAGCATATACATCACAGAcctggagaggagggatgggTTGTTGTTGGTCTCCTTTtgttataaagaagaaataagaaaaaagctAGATATCCTGACGGCAAATATCAAACTTGTTCGGAGGAACACCATGTGGAGaagggtaaaaaagaaagaagaacccacagagtAGCAAATGCCGCCTACACCACTCAGGTCTTAAGAGGCTTAGAGTTCATTGGAGTTGTTCACATAAGCATGGGCAACCTAAGGATGCCTATGCCAGAGAAGAGTCTCCTTCCTACATCCGTACCCAATCAGAGAGAGGTACAGCTggagacagttcagtggttagagcactggctgctcttgcagaggacccaggttaagttctcagcacccacatggtggctcacagccatttatagctccagatccaggggacctgacacccttttctggtctccaggctctgcacacatgtagtgcacaggTGTACATGCCAGCAAATACTTACAAAAAGTAAATCTTACTTAAAGTGGCACGGTATAAAAAAATCATGTCTATACTAAGCAAGAGCAGTGTTTCCTCAGGTCCCCTCTGTTCAGAGCAGTCCAGGAACTGTTTACTGTGCCACGTGCCTGGGGTTCTAGCTAGCCATGTGTTCATGGTGACAATCTTCTAGTGTGTCCTTAGGCTTCCACAGCCCTGTAGCACATGTTCTTGTTGTCCAGGGTCTATGCCCTGTAGATAGGGAAGCCTCCATTGCTGTGATAGAGATGTCCTGCTCTGTGGGTATCATTGTTATTGATGGCGACAGTCCCGAAAACAGGGATGCCCTTGTTGGCAGAGATACCACCTTGGTAGTAGAATGTTCCACTCTTTGCTGATGTGAACCCCTCTCTTGGTCCTCAGGGGTACAGTCTGCGGCTGTTAATGTCATCTGCGAGCTGGCGCGCCGCAACCCTAAAAACTACCTGTCTCTGGCCCCACTGTTTTTCAAGCTCATGACATCCTCCACCAACAACTGGGTCCTTATCAAGATCATCAAACTGGTAAGCGCTGAGGGATGGGGTGtgtgctgggtctgggttcatgGTCTACAGTCATCCTGGTGACCATAGCACTCCTGTTCCTATAGTTCGGTGCCCTGACTCccctggagcccaggctgggcaAGAAGCTAATCGAGCCTCTCACCAACCTCATTCACAGGTAGCTACTCCTTGgctgccacccctgggcaggaaCATTGTTGCCACTCTGACACGATCACTGTCCACCATACCCTCCTGTCTCATTGACCAAAGCTACACGttagtctgtttctttttcttttttctttttgaggcacaTTTTGGTTTGTAGCCCAGGATTGCCTGGGATTCACAAAAATCCCCTGGGAGCTGGGATTTAAGTGTGCACCATTACACTCAGTTGAGTTGGCCATGTACTCACACCGAGCCCCTTCACCATCCTGGGGCCCCAGAGCTGTTCCATATCCCTCTGAACTGATCTCTGGAAGGGTGGTACCAGAGGAGCTGCAGGCCATCATGGCACACACAGGGACAGAATTGGGGGTGGGAGAAGTCAGTGTTGGGCTGCATTCCCTGCCTGAGAAGAGCCACAGTAATCATTATGGTGTCACTGGGCTTTAGAAGGGTGGCAATGGTACCCATTCCATGGAGCCTAGCAGTGTGACCTTGTGTGTGCCACTTGAACTGGgtcctcatttcttcctttctctcagcaCCTCTGCCATGTCCCTGCTGTACGAGTGTGTGAACACCGTAATTGCTGGTAAGTGTGCTGACTGCCCTGCTAGGAGGGCACAGGCTTCAACACAGGCTCTTTGGCTGCTACTGCGCTGAGAGGCCTGAGCAGTAGGACCCAGAGCATCCCCTGGATGAGGCAGCTAGTTGTTCCCTGCCCAAGTCCTCTTCTACAGTGTTGGCATAAACTCAGGTCTCTGCATGGCTTATTCCCAGCCCTTCCTCAGGACCCCCTTCCTCAGGACCCTTTGCAAATTTGAGAGGTTATCCCCCAGCTGAGGACAGAGCCCAAGGCCCAGAGGTGTCTGCTTTGCAAGCAACATCCCATTTTCTAGGCCTCCATGTTTCTCCAGCAGAACTGAGATGAAACAGTTATTTCAACCACAGATACACAGGAGCAGAGCTGAGAGGTGGCGGTATGATCACTTTGAAGGCATAGGGAATTGAGTGCAATATACAGCATGCACATTAAAGGTCATGGCTGGGCtttgtaaccctagcactgggaaggcaaagaggcagatccctggaacttACTGGCAGCCACTTTAGCcagtcagtgagttccaggatcagCAGGAGaacctggctcaaaaaaaaacaGGTAGGAAGGATTGCAGAGGAGGCCTGCTCTTTACCTTtgttttcacacacatgcacacgcacgtgcAACATACCTGGAGAGTTAGAACGTGGGCCCACTACCCTTGGGCTTATGATTGGAACATTGCCTTACTCCCCTGCTATCCTCCCtgggtggagggaacaggaagagggaaggtgccttgaagatgtgagctctgagATAAGGCCTTAAGGCCACAGTGATCACAGGGGGGTCCCCAGGTCATATGGCTATCCTGCATACCCCAGTGACAGGACCCGGCTGTCAGCCACAGGAAGAGCAGGTGGGGTTTCGGTGGGGTTTATGGAGTGAGCACATTCCATGTCCCATCTGTAGCCTATGATGCATGGAGAAGTATTGTCATCTGAAAGCTCCCTAAAACCATGAGCATTCAGGGTTCTTGAGGGGTCTCTGGCCTACTCTGCCCAGCATGGTTCTGTACTCCAGATCCCAGAGAGGAATAGGAGCTGTGTGATCCTGTCCTAGGTACCAGTACTCTAGGTCTAAGAACCACTCCTGTTTGGGAGGATGGGAGACTCAGGCCAGATCCCATGGCTTCCCAAGTCCAACTTGTCCATCTGCCTTCTGAACATGCAGCATCAAGCCTCCTGTGAGCCAGGCAGCCAGCTCCCTGTTGGTGGGATGGGTCAGTAGGGTGTCATTGTCTGACCTAGGGGCATTAACCTCAACCTCCATGTGTCCCAGTGCTCATCTCACTGTCTTCCGGGATGCCCAACCACAGCGCCAGCATCCAGGTGCGTCCTTCTCCGGGCCTGTGCTGATCAGCACAAGTGGGGCTCCTCAGCCAATCTGGAAATGATTGTAGTGGTCACCTCcaaattcatttttcttgacCAGCTCAAGCATGGAGGAAGTCCTCTAGCCCCAGCCCTCCCACAGGCACCTCCTTCTCCCACCTGCCCTGTGGTGACTGAGTCAGCCTGCCTGGGCAGCTGCTGTGGACACTTTGTGTGCCCCCAGTACTTGCTCCCTTGCTCCCATTTGTCCTCACCGGCACCTACCAATCCACTTAGTCATGTTTAGCAGGGTCCCCAGAGCAAAGGCTGTAGTCAGCTGCCCTCCCTGTCCCCAGACGCATGCTCTTGATCAGGGCTGGTGGTGggctgccaggcatggtggtggggtGCAGACCAGTGTGGCTTTCCTCCTCTCAGCTATGCGTTCAGAAGTTGAGGATACTGATAGAAGACTCCGACCAGAACTGTAAGTCACTGCTGTCTTCCCTGGCTATCACCCCTGAGTGCCATGCCTGGAATTCAGCGATCTCACACCTAGAAGACCAAATGCTCCTGGGCCCTCTGCCTTCTGCTGTGCTCATGTTGATTCAACTGGAGGGCTTTGTGGATAAAGTGGTAGCACTCATGGCAGTCTGGCTAGTCTTGCCCTGAGCCCCAGGGAAGCATGAAGCAACCCACCACTCCCTTCCTTATGTCCCCACACTGTTCTCTGCTTAAACCTGCTCCAAAATGGGGGCAGCATCAGTGTGATCTGCTGCTTACCAGACTAAATGGCAGGCTGTTGTCTTCTACCCTGTTCTTACCTTAAAGCCAGGCCTGACAGACTTCCTCATAGGGCCCAGAGGCTCACACCCCTGCTTCCCATCACAGTTTCAGCAGCTCTCATGTCCATGCTGTTGGAAAGCAtctctgagccatccatctcttgATGTGACTACCTCAAAACCTGTGGCTTATGCTTCAGCCTCTCTCTTAATTTTTCATGAGACCTGCACTGGGCCAGCAGCCACTATCATTTTGGTGATCAATAACCTTTAGAGCTTGTGGGCAGGGTCCTCAGACACAACATCattggagttctttttttttttttttttaagatttatttatttcatgtatgtgagtacactgttgctgtcttcagacacaccagaagaggacatcagatatcgttacagatggttgtgacccaccatgtggttgctgggaattgaactcaggaccttcaggagagcagtcagtgctcttaaccactgagccatctctccagcccctggggctctttttttctttcatttttttctttaactttttcggctgtcctagaactcattctgtagactaggctggcctgaactcacagaggtccatcacctgcctctgcctcctgagtgctgggatgaaaggtataCAACACTATTCCCAGCagcgttctttttttttttttaatatgaattttttttaaagatttatttattattatatctaagtacactgtagctgtcttcagacacaccagaagagactgccagatctcattacagatggttgtgagccaccatgtggttgctgggacttgaactccgggccttcgggagagcagtcagtgctcttaactgctgagccatctctccagccccttaatatGACTTTTTTAAGTTAATTGTAAGTTTTTGTCATTCAtaattgtgtgtgcgtgtgtgggtgtgtacttAGGAAGGCCAGTGCCTGTCGAGACAGGAGCTTATAATGctctggagctggatttacagtCCTGTTCCATCAATTTCCAGAGGTCTGTGCCTGTAGACCATGTTGTGAGAGGTTGGGGTACATGGCCTCCACCTTGGCTTCCTGGGGTGAGGTGGGGCTCACAAAACTGACCATCAGCTGCAGGCAGCACCAACTAGGACCCCAGTGGCTGGAGATGGTGACGTACTCCCACTGATGCACCCATGGATCGTGGTATTGCACTTGCTGTCCCCAAGCTAATGGCCACATGGTCTTCACAGTAAAGTACCTGGGGCTGCTGGCCATGTCTAAAATCCTGAAGACACACCCCAAGTCTGTGCAGTCCCACAAGGACCTGATCCTGCAGTGCCTGGATGACAAGGACGAGTCCATCCGCCTGCGTGCCCTTGACCTGCTCTATGGAATGGTATGTGTCCCTGTGGCCAGGATGGGTGCCCTGGGAAGCTTCAGTACTTGGGTCATTCCTATGCACACTGGAATAGCAGCCTGACCCTGCTGCGGTCAGCCAGTGACACTTGTCCGGGCCATAGGGAATGGAACTGGGTACTCAATACGAGACTCTCTGTCACTCTGGACTGATACAATTCTGCTGTCTTGGAAGGAAGCTATCCCTTTTCGGCCCGTGGGTTCCATCTTGGTTGTCAGTGTTCATGGCTGGCCACATCTTCCCCTCTGCTCTCACAGGTATCCAAGAAGAACCTGATGGAGATTGTGAAGAAGCTCATGACCCACGTGGACAAGGCTGAGGGTACCACCTATCGTGACGAACTGCTCACCAAGATCATTGACATCTGTAGCCAGTCCAACTACCAGCACATCACCAACTTCGAGTGGTACATCAGCATCCTCGTGGAGTTGACAAGACTAGAGGGCACCCGCCATGGCCACCTCATTGCTGCACAGATGCTAGATGTGGCCATCCGGGTCAAGGCCATTCGCAAATTTGCTGTGTCCCAGATGTCTGCGCTGCTTGATAGTGCCCACCTGGTAGCCAGCAGCACCCAACGCAACGGTATCTGTGAGGTGCTCTATGCTGCTGCCTGGATCTGCGGGGAGTTCTCAGAGTGAGTCAGTGTGGCCCTTGGAGGTAGCCTAGTGGGGGAACATGTAGGCAGACAATGCCTGACAATGGTCACTCCTGGGCAGCTTTGCCCAGGTGATTGCCTGTCTTTCTATGGAGTGGCGTGGCCAGTTTGGGTCACACTGGCTGTGGAGAAGGTACCCTCTAGACCATGAAGCAGTTCTGTTCTGCTTTAGGTGACTTTCAAGCTGGCCTAGTTGCCACCCTCAGAGCCAGGCCTCAGCATACAGTGCTGATAGTGAGCTCCTCACGCCAGGCTCCAGGACTGTTTAGGTGGGTAGGCTGGGGTGCTACAGCATCTCTATTCCACCTCTCACACATGCTCAGAGGACACAGGACACCTGTGATGGAGAGAGGTGTGGATTTGTTGTCAAATGGTAAACTCAGTCTGTCATAGAAGTCTCCTGGGGAGCACATTTCTCTGGAAAACCCACAAAATTTGCCCAGCACCTTCCCCTGCCCCAGAGTTCAGCCCACGGAGGCTGCATATAAGATGCCCTTTGAAGACCCAGTGGGAGCCTCTTCTCTGAACTCCACAGGACAGCACACACATGGGTACCAGGAGAAGTTAGTGATGAGGGTTCAGTTTTTgtggtgctagaaattgaacccaaggTCTCGTTCATAAGAGGCAAATGCTCATTACCAAGAACAAATCGATGGCAGCAAGTCAGCCATATAGGTCACGTGGGTCCTCTGCCCTCTGTGTCTATTACTAGTGGTAGTCACATCTTTgctattgtttccttttttttttttttttaaattttatttcattttatgtgttcatcattgctctcttcagacacatcaggagagggcatcagatcccattacagatggttgtgagtcaccatgtggttgctgggatttgaacttaggacctctggaaaagcggccagagctcttaaccactgaaccatctctccagcccttgttatTGCTTCTTAACAGTGCTCTTTTGTGGAACTCACAGTTCTTGGTTTCCCACTTCTACACAGTGAGAGCAGGTGTCCCAAGGTTTTAAGTTAGCTGAGAATCCTAGCTCCCATGTTGCCTGGCCTGACTGACTTGTGAGATGGGTCTGTGGGTATGCTCAGTAGCCTCATGCAGCCCCTGTCTCCCAGGCACCTACAGGGGCCCCAGCAAACCCTGGAGGCCATGCTGCGGCCCAAGGTCACCACACTGCCCGGCCATATCCAGGCCGTGTATGTGCAGAACGTGGTAAAGCTGTACGCGTCCATCCtgcagcagaaggagcaggccGCCGACACTGAGGCTGCACAGGAGGTCACCCAACTACTGGTGGATCGGCTGCCGCAGTTTGTACAGAGCGCCGACCTGGAGGTGCAGGAGCGGGTAAGGCTGCAAACTGGGGATTCTGCTCACAGCTGAGACTAATCTTAACCTAGCAGTGGCCGTGGCTCATGCTTGTGGGCACATCCAGGGCTGGCATGTGTCAGGCAGTAGTACAAGGATGCCCACCCACACCTCACACCCAAGAGGTCCTCTAACCAGGCagcctcctaaaggttccacagctCCCTGCACAGCATCTCGAACCCCAGTGGTGTTGCCAGTGACACTCTGGAGACACCCTTGACCCCCTTTCCAGGTCCTTGTCCCCAGCAGAGCCAGTAGATgggagagatttttctttttccaaaatgaGTTGTTTGAGTCTCTATCCTAGCTCTGCCCACCTGGGGCTTGGGGTTAATGAGTAGGGACTGGGTGTGGATGGGCCTGAGAGCCTGGGTAGGAGATGGTGTGGGTAGGCAGAGTTCTACTGCTATCGTGGAAGAGCTCGTTTGGGACCgtctttgtctgtttgttctaGGGTAGGGCTTGAACCAGGAGCTTGTGTGTGTCGGGCATGTGCTGTGTCACTGAGTCCTGGGCTGACACCTGAGTATTAGGGCTCAGTGGCCAAGGCTGCTTTTGGCACCCCGTGGTAATATAGGCTGTTACTGATCCAGGTGCCATGTGGCTTCTGCTAGGTCTCGGAAGACCCTCCTTTGAAGAGGTTGGGTCTGGGTGGTAATTCATCCATGGTTGAACTGTCCCGGGCTGAGCCCTATGGGGAATATGAACCcacactgagccacaccttcaTGTTTGTTGGGATTGATTGGGCAGCATGATAGCAAGAGctgccagccgggcggtggtggcgcacgcctttaatcccagcacttgggaggcagaggcaggtggatttctgagttcgaggccagcctggtctagagagtgagttccaggacagccagagctacacagagaaaccctgtcttgaaaagaaagaaagaaagaaagaaagaaagaaagaaagaaagaaagaaagaaagaaagaaagaaagagcgagCTGCCTAGTGTGTCTGGAGCTGTGTTCAGCTGTGTACAGCTGTGTCTGCGCAAAATTACAGCCAGCACAGGACTGAGTGGCCATAGGTGGCTCCATAGGAGGTGATATTACATGTAGTCTTCTCCATTTGAGCTGAACTCCCTCCTGTTCTGACCGTGATAGGCTTATCTTTCCTTGTCTCAGATAGTCACAGACATAACTAGGTCTATAGCTGATCTACATGGATAGAGGCCAGGGACCAGCATTCGATGCTCAGATACCTGGCCGAGTCCTCTCCAAGTGGCTGAGTGGCACTGGACAGGCACCCACTCTTGGCTGTTGCTCTCCTAGGCATCTTGCATCCTGCAGCTGGTCAAGCATGTACAGAAGCTGCAAGCAAAAGGTGTGCCGGTGGCTGAGGAAGTGAGCGCCTTGTTTGCTGGTGAACTGAACCCTGTGGCCCCCAAGGCCCAGAAGAAGGTCCCAGTTCCTGAAGGGTGAGGATTGGGAATGTGGAAGAGTGATGGCTGGAGCCATTGAAATGGTTCCTGATCTAGGAAACTAGAAAAGGGTTTTCACATCCTATGACCTGCCATCAGCCAGAGTGACAAGAAATGGTCCCGAGGACTAAACAAGCCTGCCCTTGCTCACTCACATAAAGCTACTCCATCCTGGGGCTGCTCCACCCCCTGTTCCCTTGCCAGATTCCATGGTTCCTGTATTTTTCCTATTCTGTTGTTTCCTCCCAGGCTTCCTACCTTTCCATCTCTGTATCCCTGTGGTGTCTGTGATTGCTTGATCCCTGGGATACTGGtatggaaagatgtctcagatACATGGTGGTCCTCTACCAAGAATTAATGCTTGTAGTGGTCATGGTGGGACAAGGACACCGTGTGATCTCCTCTGTACTTCCAGCCTAGACCTGGATGCCTGGATCAATGAGCCACCTTCAGACAGTGAGTCTGAAGATGAGAAACCCAAGGCCATCTTCCATGAAGAGGAGCCAAGGCACACTCGGCGCCGGCAGcctgaggaggatgaggaggagctGGCTAGGGTGAGCATACCATTTCAGTAGCACCCAGCACAGGGCAGAAGCCTGGGCTGGAGTCTGTTCCCAAGAGTAGCTGACTGTCAGGCTTAGGGGTACCTGGGGCTCGGCTATGTtgacacagaggtcagagaacctTTGACTTCTACCTTGTCCTCTTGTCTAGGgcactcccccaacccccatgaaCTCCCCTTTCTGGATGCTCAGCAGGAACACCAGAGTGGGCAGACCCAGGTCATTTCTGTTCCCAGTGGGCAGGAACCTTAGGTGGTCTGCCCACCGTGAGCTCTGCCCCTGGAGGTGGTCCTCACACTTCCTACTGTGGCTTCTCCCTGCCCACCTGGGGTCTTGGGAACTGGACGGGCATGTCTCTGAGACACATGCTCATGTGGAGTCCTATCCCCACAGCGGCGAGAGGCCCGGAAGCAGGAGCAAGCCAACAATCCCTTCTACATCAAGAGCTCCCCATCCCCACAGAAGGCAAGTGGTGTCCTTAGCATCCCCTCACCAGTTTCCATGCTGAAGCCTGAAGAGAGTAATGTAATTATGGCAGTGCTTGGGGAGGGGCTGTgcctgtgtagtcctagctgtagCTGAGCAGGGCTGTGCTGCACCCAGGTCTTGATGGAGAGCGCTCAGTGGTCTAGATGAGGTCCCAAGGCAGTGACCACTGCCT is drawn from Mastomys coucha isolate ucsf_1 unplaced genomic scaffold, UCSF_Mcou_1 pScaffold4, whole genome shotgun sequence and contains these coding sequences:
- the Ap3d1 gene encoding AP-3 complex subunit delta-1 isoform X5 — translated: MALKMVKGSIDRMFDKNLQDLVRGIRNHKEDEAKYISQCIDEIKQELKQDNIAVKANAVCKLTYLQMLGYDISWAAFNIIEVMSASKFTFKRVGYLAASQCFHEGTDVIMLTTNQIRKDLSSPSQYDTGVALTGLSCFVTPDLARDLANDIMTLMSHTKPYIRKKAVLIMYKVFLKYPESLRPAFPRLKEKLEDPDPGVQSAAVNVICELARRNPKNYLSLAPLFFKLMTSSTNNWVLIKIIKLFGALTPLEPRLGKKLIEPLTNLIHSTSAMSLLYECVNTVIAVLISLSSGMPNHSASIQLCVQKLRILIEDSDQNLKYLGLLAMSKILKTHPKSVQSHKDLILQCLDDKDESIRLRALDLLYGMVSKKNLMEIVKKLMTHVDKAEGTTYRDELLTKIIDICSQSNYQHITNFEWYISILVELTRLEGTRHGHLIAAQMLDVAIRVKAIRKFAVSQMSALLDSAHLVASSTQRNGICEVLYAAAWICGEFSEHLQGPQQTLEAMLRPKVTTLPGHIQAVYVQNVVKLYASILQQKEQAADTEAAQEVTQLLVDRLPQFVQSADLEVQERASCILQLVKHVQKLQAKGVPVAEEVSALFAGELNPVAPKAQKKVPVPEGLDLDAWINEPPSDSESEDEKPKAIFHEEEPRHTRRRQPEEDEEELARRREARKQEQANNPFYIKSSPSPQKRYQDAPGVEHIPVVQIDLSVPLKVPGMPMSDQYVKLEEQRRHRQRLEKDKKRKKKEKGKRRHSSLPTESDEDIAPAQRVDIITEEMPENALPSDEDDKDPNDPYRALDIDLDKPLADSEKLPVQKHRNAEAVKSPEKEGVPRVEKKSKKPKKKEKKPKEREREKKDKKGEDLDFWLSTTPPPAAAPIPAPSTEELAASIITPPKDACEVLKGEEPQDEEDHVDHDQERKSSRHKKKKHRKEKEERPRDKKKAKRKQVAPLENGAAAEEEEEEPIPPMSSYCLLAENPYIKVPQLESPV